Part of the Flavobacterium okayamense genome, ACATTGTTTTAGAAATGGAATAATTAATCTTTGTAAAAACAATAAATATATTGCTGATAGTCATTTTCAATTAGAAAGTGGAAGTTTTGAAACTTTAGTCAAATTAGTTGATGAAGGTTTAGGTACAACTTTGTTACCTTATTTACATACGCTAGATTTAAATGATAAAAGCAAAAAACGCTTAAAATCATTTAAAGATCCTAAACCAGCAAGAGAAGTTAGTTTAATTTATCCCAAAAATGAACTTAAAATTCAAATTATTGATGCATTAAGAAATACAATTTCTGGAGTTATTAAAGGCGCAATCGCTTTTCAGGATGTAGAAATAATTAGTCCGAAAACTAAATAAAAACAAAAAAGGAGCTTGATTAGCTCCTTTTTAATTATAGGTTAGTTAATATAAATCAAACACTGTTTTAATTCTGGTTTTTCTTTAGTAAACTGAAATAGCCAGTCTCTTAGTTGGTCAACTTCATAAGGCAGTAATAATTTAATAGCCTTTTCCAATTCTTTACAGAATAGTTTGGGGTCAAAACTTACTCTTTCAAGTACAGATTTTGTGTACGAATACATCGATCTTGCCATACTTTTAGATAGAATTAATTAGATTAAACTTTATAAGAATGTATGGTAAATATATAAAAAAAATATTTACGAAAACGTTTTAGTATCTTAAATTTTGTTAAGAATTGTTAAGATATACTTTCAATATTAATTTTTTATTGCTCGTAACATTTCCCTTTTACCAGGTGCGCCCGGAAGCTTTTCAACCTGAAAACCAACACTTAACATAGCTCTTTTTATACTACTTCTACAAGCATAAGTTACTAAAATTCCGTTGGGTAAAAGTGCGTCAAACATTTTCTTAAAAATTTCTTCATTCCACAATTCGGGTTGCACATTAAATCCAAAAGCATCAAAGTAGATTAAGTTATACTTTTCTTTATCTCTTATATCTTTAAAAAATTGCTTTCTTTTTGTGAGCTTAAATGTATTATTAACTTCAAATTCTTTATCCCAATCTGCTTTATGCATCAAATTAAAAGTTAATTGAAATTCACTAGCTTTTAATTCCTCCACATAATTTAATTGGTTAACTTCTTCAGATGAAATTGGATATGCTTCTACTCCAACGTAATTTATACTTAAATTTCTTTTTTTAGCTTCTAAAAAGGTTATAAAAGCATTCAATCCTGTTCCAAAACCGATTTCAAGTATTGAAACCGAATCATTATCTCTAAAGTTATCTAAACCATTCTTTATAAATACATGATAAGCTTCTTGAATTGCTCCATGTTTAGAATGATAACTTTCATCCCATTCTTCTATATGAATGGTAACCGAACCGTCGTTTGTAACTATAATTTTTCTTTGCATATGACGTAAAAATAAAAAAGTTTAAGATTGCTCTTAAACTTTTTACTATTATTCGATGTATAATTTTTTAATCTTCGGAATGGGTCCGCCGCATTTTACTTCGTGACATTTTATACAAGCATCTATTCCATTATTAAAATGTTCTTTAGCATTTTCAGGATCTTTATATATTAATTCCTGTGCTTCAATGAATTTCTTTGCTTGCGTATTAAAAAAGTCGTCTTTATCAGTATCATCGGTTAAAACCGCTTCATGAATCCTCATAAAATGTTGTGGAAATTGACCAATGGTATCACCTTTTAAAATTCTATCTTTTAAACGCTCATTATCCACATACATTTGTTCCATTAAAGCAGCCATTTCACTCATCTCATACATTTCAAAACCATCTTCATTGGTTTTAGAATCTGCTTCACAAGCTACTTTTTCATCTGCTTTAGCTTCTTCTTTTTTATCTTGACAAGAAACTAAGATTAATGTACTTAGAAATAAATAAAGAATTCTTTTCATTATTGTATAGCAATTAAAACACCATCAGCCATAAAAGAATATGTAACTTTTGGTTCAGTAATACTATCAATTGCTTCTTGCGATTTTCCTTCGTCTTTTGCATAGTGTTTTAATTCATCTACAGAAACCACACTAACAAAGGCTTTACCATTTACAACTGCTTCTTTCTCTTGAGCATTTTTAGGAACGAAAAATCCGTAATCTTTAAACTTTACAAATGCTTGTTCTTCGTTTCCTAAATCTAAAGTCATCCAACAACCTTTTTTCTGACAAACTTCATCAATAGCAGTAGTAAATTTTACATTTAAAGTATCACCTTCTTTTAAATCTTTATATTTTGCCATCATCTCTTCAGCTGAAATAGCGCCTTCTTTTGAAATAGAATCACCAAAAACTGCATATTCAATAGTATTTTCAACAACTTCATTAATTTCTACATCTTGAGTTTTTTCATTTTTACAACTTGCTAAAACTGCAATTGTAGCCAGAGTAAGTACAATATTTTTCATAATAGTTATTTAATAATTTTCGACAAAAATAAGCTAATTCTTTAAAAATCAAGCATTGAATTGTTAATAATCTTCTAAATTAAATTTTTAATATTCTCAAAAAAATTCTGTATTTTTTGTTAGATTTGCAGAAGAAGTCCGAGAATTGGATTTTTAGTTATTAAATTCACATTTAATCAAGTAGACAACTAAGCAATCAATGGAAATTAAAACTTTAGAGAACATCGACATTACATTGTCACCTACTTCTAAAATTAATGAAGTAGATTTTGAAAATATTTCTTTTGGAAACACATTTACAGATCACATGTTAGTTTGTGATTTTGCAGATGGTAAGTGGCAACAACCTAAAATTGTTCCTTATGCGCCAATTACGTTAGATCCTTCGGCTAAAGTTTTTCATTATGGTCAAGCAATTTTTGAAGGAATGAAAGCTTACAAAGACGATCAAGATGATGTTTGGTTATTTCGCCCAGAACAAAATCACGATCGTTTTAATAAAAGTGCTGTTCGTATGTGCATGCCAGAAGTTCCAGAAGATATTTTCTTAGGCGGATTGAAAAAGCTTTTACAAATTGAAAAAGATTGGGTTAAAAAAGGTCAAGGAAACTCATTATACATAAGACCATTCATGTTTGCCTCTGGTAAAGGTGTGGTAGCTGCTCCTGCTCAGTTTTATAAATTTATGATTTTACTTTCGCCTGCAAAAGCGTATTATTCTGGCGAAGTTAAAGTTTTAATTGCAGAACATTACAGTAGAGCTGCAAATGGAGGAATTGGTGCCGCAAAAGCGGCTGGAAACTATGCTGGACAATTCTATCCAACGAAATTAGCGAACGAAAAAGGTTACCAACAAGTAATTTGGACAGATGATGCTACACATACCAAATTAGAAGAAGCAGGAACCATGAATGTTTTCTTTAGAATTAACGATATTTTATATACAGCGCCTACAAGCGAGCGTATTCTTGATGGAATTACACGTAAAAGTTTAATTGAGTTAGCAAAACGTGAAAACATTAACGTTGAAGTTCGCTCAGTATTAGTTGATGAATTAGTTACAGCTGCAAAAGATGGAAGTTTAAAAGAAATCTTTGGAGCTGGTACAGCAGCGGTTGTAAACCCTATTGTAGGTTTTGGTTACAAAGAAGAATATTACGAGTTACCAAAACTTGAAAACTCAT contains:
- a CDS encoding DUF4920 domain-containing protein; the encoded protein is MKNIVLTLATIAVLASCKNEKTQDVEINEVVENTIEYAVFGDSISKEGAISAEEMMAKYKDLKEGDTLNVKFTTAIDEVCQKKGCWMTLDLGNEEQAFVKFKDYGFFVPKNAQEKEAVVNGKAFVSVVSVDELKHYAKDEGKSQEAIDSITEPKVTYSFMADGVLIAIQ
- a CDS encoding branched-chain amino acid aminotransferase; translation: MEIKTLENIDITLSPTSKINEVDFENISFGNTFTDHMLVCDFADGKWQQPKIVPYAPITLDPSAKVFHYGQAIFEGMKAYKDDQDDVWLFRPEQNHDRFNKSAVRMCMPEVPEDIFLGGLKKLLQIEKDWVKKGQGNSLYIRPFMFASGKGVVAAPAQFYKFMILLSPAKAYYSGEVKVLIAEHYSRAANGGIGAAKAAGNYAGQFYPTKLANEKGYQQVIWTDDATHTKLEEAGTMNVFFRINDILYTAPTSERILDGITRKSLIELAKRENINVEVRSVLVDELVTAAKDGSLKEIFGAGTAAVVNPIVGFGYKEEYYELPKLENSLALELKAKLTNIQYKKADDTFGWTVKI
- the mnmD gene encoding tRNA (5-methylaminomethyl-2-thiouridine)(34)-methyltransferase MnmD encodes the protein MQRKIIVTNDGSVTIHIEEWDESYHSKHGAIQEAYHVFIKNGLDNFRDNDSVSILEIGFGTGLNAFITFLEAKKRNLSINYVGVEAYPISSEEVNQLNYVEELKASEFQLTFNLMHKADWDKEFEVNNTFKLTKRKQFFKDIRDKEKYNLIYFDAFGFNVQPELWNEEIFKKMFDALLPNGILVTYACRSSIKRAMLSVGFQVEKLPGAPGKREMLRAIKN